Proteins from a single region of Thermococcus sp. CX2:
- a CDS encoding SLC45 family MFS transporter: MKDFKYSRIFILGFGFFGISIIWALYNAYVPIFLQDTFNLSKTVTGFIMTIDNLFAVVLLPFLGALSDMTRTRLGRRKPYILLGAPLAALMFALIPVAREYENLALFMGTIILMNFFMALFRSPVIAFMPDITPSEKRSQANGIINFMGGLGALFAYFGGKMLYDVNYALPFYVGAAIMLLASLFVVLFVPEPERYRKAGEARVKLSQLLRETSRKSFGELRENLKDVFASREKSLLAILLAIFFWFIAFNSLETFFTSYAKYHLGIEESTGAFMLGVFSLSFMIFAIPAGFLGGRVGRKRTITLGLLVVVAIMLAAYQVGETSKPASSSLGDPVVMTFMGLFFVGGIGWAMVNVNSLPMVVDMTTEEKLGGYTGLYYFFSQAANLVAPPLSGAFIDVAGYKTLLPFATVFFVLALITMQFVRRGDIVKSKGDVYDYVPEMD; this comes from the coding sequence ATGAAGGACTTCAAGTACAGCAGGATATTCATCCTTGGCTTTGGCTTCTTTGGGATAAGTATAATTTGGGCGCTCTACAACGCTTACGTGCCTATTTTCCTGCAGGACACGTTCAACCTCAGCAAGACTGTCACCGGCTTCATCATGACGATAGACAACCTCTTCGCAGTCGTCCTCCTTCCATTCCTCGGGGCCCTGAGCGATATGACCAGAACGCGCCTCGGGAGGAGGAAGCCGTACATACTCTTGGGCGCTCCTTTGGCGGCTCTTATGTTTGCACTCATACCCGTGGCCAGGGAGTACGAAAACTTAGCTCTCTTCATGGGGACCATCATCCTGATGAACTTCTTCATGGCCCTCTTCCGCTCGCCGGTCATAGCCTTCATGCCCGACATAACGCCGAGTGAGAAGAGGAGCCAGGCCAACGGGATAATCAACTTTATGGGTGGTCTTGGAGCGCTCTTTGCCTACTTCGGAGGCAAAATGCTCTACGACGTCAATTATGCGCTTCCTTTCTACGTTGGCGCCGCGATAATGCTTCTCGCCAGCCTCTTCGTGGTGCTTTTCGTGCCTGAGCCTGAGAGGTACAGGAAAGCGGGCGAGGCCAGGGTCAAACTGAGCCAGCTTCTCAGGGAGACCAGCCGGAAGAGCTTCGGTGAGCTGAGGGAAAACCTTAAGGATGTCTTTGCCAGCAGGGAAAAGAGTCTGCTTGCGATACTGCTGGCGATATTCTTCTGGTTCATAGCATTCAACTCCTTAGAGACATTCTTTACGAGCTACGCCAAATACCATCTCGGAATCGAGGAGAGCACCGGTGCCTTTATGCTGGGCGTGTTCTCCCTTAGCTTCATGATATTCGCTATTCCAGCGGGCTTCCTCGGCGGCAGGGTTGGAAGAAAGAGAACCATAACCCTTGGCCTGCTCGTGGTTGTGGCAATAATGCTCGCGGCCTATCAGGTCGGTGAAACCTCAAAACCAGCGAGCAGCTCCCTCGGAGACCCCGTTGTGATGACCTTTATGGGGCTCTTCTTCGTGGGTGGTATAGGCTGGGCGATGGTGAACGTTAACTCCCTGCCAATGGTTGTGGACATGACCACCGAAGAAAAGCTCGGCGGCTACACTGGCCTCTACTACTTCTTCAGCCAGGCGGCAAACCTCGTTGCACCGCCCCTCTCTGGAGCCTTCATAGACGTTGCGGGCTACAAGACGCTGCTGCCATTTGCGACGGTCTTTTTCGTGCTGGCCCTCATAACGATGCAGTTCGTCAGGAGAGGCGACATCGTGAAGAGCAAGGGGGATGTGTACGACTACGTGCCCGAGATGGACTGA